A segment of the Aerosakkonema funiforme FACHB-1375 genome:
GATTGAAAACCTATCTCTTCTATATTCCCTTTATTTGGATGATGCCAGTTTTATTTCCCACAGAGGAAGAGCTTTACAAATTTTTGCGATCGCACCTTTTTTTACTGATACCGGTTGGCATATTGGGCGTTGTTCAATTTTTCAGTCCGGCATCCAGTCCGATTAACTCATACGTTCAAAGCGAAGTGGCAAAAGTGGAAGTTGCCACATTCATAAATAGCGACTTAACAGCTGGAGGTGTACGCATAACAGGAACATTTTCATACATTAATAATTACGCAGCCTATTTACTAGCGTGTTTTAGCTTACTACTACCTATACTTTCATTTAAACAGTCACGGTGGTGGCAGTGGGCTACTATTGCTGAATTGCTTTTATGGACGGTTAACTCTTTTATGACTGGCTCTCGCAGCACAGTTTTCAGCGCTGTGATAATTTTGGGGGGCTATTTAGGTATTAGAACTCTCACCAATCCTTATGCTGTTTTCCGTTTGCTCAAGCCTTTCTTGATACCATCTGTTGTTGTTTCTATGGCTTCTCTAATTTGGTTTCGCCCAGCCGTGGATGCTTTTCTGAACCGTACCAGCGCAGGTAGAGACATATCCGATCGCGTTTTTGGCACATTATCTGAGCCTTTTAACTATATAAATTTTAAAGGAATTGATGGCTTTGGTGCCGGTGCAACGCACTTAGGAGGTGCAGCGCTTCGCCTTGCGTTAAATTTACCCCCAGGCGAAGTTATTCCTGTAGGTTATGAGGCAGAAATGGGGAGAATAGCTTTAGAGCTAGGCGTAATAGGTTTCATAATATGGTATGCCTTAAGGGTAAGTATAATAATTGCGCTTTTTATGGTATTCTGGAAATTGAAAAGACCGTTCCTTCGTCAGTTAGCACTAACCGCTTTTCTTCTACACGCAATTTGGATCAACGGGCAGCTTGTTTTTCACCATACCTTCGCAACTTACTACTGGTTTTCCACCGGTTTTATCTTTCTATTACCTCGATTGGAACAAGTGATGAATTGGCAAGAACAATTACAATGGTTAAACCAAAATGCCCAAGCTGCGTATCTCCCTGATTCACCCGATCGGCAATCCGAATTCTCGTGAAGCTGCACTGGCTTTGTGGGAAGCCGATCTGCTCGACGAAATAATTACCACAATTGCTTACAATCCTAAAGGATGGGTATCGCGCTACTTAAATTTATTGCCAAAAACAATTAAAAACCGAGTAGCTGATGAATTAGGGCGGCGGACGTGGATGGCACCAAAGGGTGTTTGGATGCGTCCGCATCCTTGGCAAGAAGCAATGCGAATTGCTCTCGTGCGGACAAAATTGAACGATCGCTTAGGTTTTAGTTTACAAGAAACAGTTGATTGGATTTACGCTTCGATCGATCGCCATGTCGCCGAGAATCACCTTGACAATCTAGATGCCGTTTACGCTTACGAAGATGGAGCGGCAACAACATTTCAAGTCGCTAAACAACGCGGTATTCTCTGCTTATACGATCTGCCCATTCTCTTCTATCGCAAAAGTCGCGACATTCAAACAGAAGAAGCTCAACGTTTTCCAGAGTTTACCTCGGCGTTGCAAGCAGCGAGGGAACCTGCTTGGAAAATCGAGCGGAAAGAACAGGAAATTCAGCTAGCCGATCGCATCTTCGTCGCCTCTTCATTTGTACAAAATTCATTAGTGGAAGCTGGCGTCAACCCAGAAAAAATTAACGTCATTCCCTTTGGCGCACCCATCGATTATTTCTATCCCAAACCCAAAACAGACAAATTATTTCGGGCTTTATTTGTCGGTCGGATTGGTCCGCGCAAAGGCGTCCACTATTTACTGCAAGCGTGGCAAGAATTGAAATTGCCAGAATCTGAGTTATTGCTAGTCGGAATTAATGAATTTCCAGATAATTATTTAGCACAATATCGAAATCAAATTCGTTACATTCCATCCGTACCACACGCTTCATTAAATGACTATTATTCTAGTGCCGATGTTTTAGTTTTGCCCACACTTGTGGAAGGACTTCCTCTGGTGGTGTTGGAAGCGATGGCTTGCGGTATTCCCGTTATTACTACCCCAAACGCGGGCGTTTCAGATATCATCGCTGACGGTATAGAAGGTTTCATCGTACCCGTTCGCGATGTAGAATCTCTTAAGGAAAAATTAGAGTGGTGTTACAGCCATACCTTAGAATTAGCGGAAATGGGACGACGCGCTCGACACCAAGCCGAACAACTAACCTGGACTCGATATCGACAGCAGTTGGCAAGCCGAGTCAAAGAGGTTTTAAGTCCCGGCGATAGTGGAGGTTCTTGAGCAAGCTGCAAGGGTTTGCGCTCAAACCCATACAAGAATTTTTAAACTTTGGTATAATTGTCAATCGTTAAGAAAGGAGAAACTTAGGATGAATTTTGATGAAAAATTAGTCGAAATTTTAAAAGGGAAGTTTGATTACGAACAAAGTCCAATTTGTGCGACACCTTCAGGAAATTATTTTTGGTATCGCAAGCGGCAAGAAGTTATAAAACTGTTTAAACGCAATCTTCACTTGTTTGATCTCAATCAAACCGAAAAATCAGCACCTTATCTGTTTGTAGATGTTGGTTGTGGCGAAAGCATCGATCTATTTCTAATTCGTCAATTTTTAGAAAAACATTCGTCAGGTTGGCGTTTGATAGGTTTAGAAGCTGAGCCTACTGCATTAGAAGTGGCTAATCTTAAGAAGAAATATTACAATGTGGATAATGTCGATATAATAGCTTGTGACGTTACAAAAAACCTACCATTTAAAGATGGCGAAGTTAATGTAGTTTATTGCTCTGAAGTGATCGAACATCTAATCGATCCGGAGTTATTTATAAAGGAAATAAAGCGGATAACCAAACCAAACGGATACCTAATTATTACCACACCAAATGAACCAAATGTGTTTCAGGGTGCCTACTGGAGCCGAAACCGTCTTGACAGGATGCGAGCAGAAATGCAGGCGATGAAAGAGCAATCTCAAAAAGTCAATATAGAAACTGAAAATGTCTTCTTGCACGGCCATGTATCGTTAAAAACAATTAGCGAGTGGGATAATACTTTAGAAAAAATAGGTTTTAAAATAGTCGATCGCGGACGCGGTGCAGTCACATACGGGGCAACGCCATTTTATGACAATGCGTGGATTTTAGGCGGTCGCTTTCTGCTAGAAGCATTTCTAGATCTACTACCGCGACAGTGGGTATGCAATCTGTCAGATCAATTAATTGGTCTATATAGACTGGAGAAATGATTGGGCAGTCGATCGAGCAGCGATCGCAACTTGAGGCAGTAGCAAAAATTAGCGAACATAATCAATAAATGTGGCTCGCGATCGCCAACCTCATACTTAATAAAAATTGATGGTAAGGAGAGATTTACTGGTATGTTAAAAAAATTGGAGCGCAGTTCGATCGCATTATCGATAGTACTTCCCCTAGCTTTGCAGTAACTCAGGATGTCAAATATTACTAGACAAGGTAAGATTTACCTGTGTTTCCCTAACATCTTTGAATTTAAAGGGGGAATACAAGTTTATTCGGCTTTCTTTCTAGAGGCACTACAAAGTTTGTACCCCGATCGAAATTACGAAGTTTTTCTCAAACACGATACTCGATCGCTGCCAGAAGTGCCTTTCTTAGAGGGTACTAACTTTCATTTTACAGGCAAGTGGCCTTTGCCTTTACGAACTTTTGCTTTTGCTTCTCAAATTCTAGGATACGGTCTGTACCAACGTCCCGATTTAATTATCTTAACCCACCTTAACTTCGCCCCCGTTGCCTACTGGTTGAAACGTCTGGCAAATATCCCATACTGGACGATCGCTCACGGTGTAGAAGCTTGGAATATCGATCGTCCAACCTTGCAAAAAGGTTTGCAAAATGCCGATCGAATTATTTCAGTCAGCGGTTATACTCGCGATCGCTTACTCACAGAACAAAACCTCGACCCGCTGAAAATTTCTCTCCTACCAAATACCTTTGATGCCAGTCGTTTTCAAATTGCACCCAAACCGCCATATCTGATGGAACGTTATGGATTGACGCCAGAAGATTCGGTAATTCTCACAGTAGCGAGATTAGACAACAGCGAACAATATAAAGGATACGATCGCATTATTCAAGCTTTGCCGGAAATTCGGCGTTATCTTCCCAAAGTGCGCTACATTTTGGTAGGAAAAGGAAACGATCGGCCCCGCATCGAACAGTGGATCGCCAAACTCAACTTGCAAGACTGCGTTACCCTAGCTGGATTTATTCCCGATAGCGAACTTGGAGACCATTACAATCTTTGCGATGTTTTTGCCATGCCTAGCAAAGGCGAAGGATTCGGTATCGTTTACCTAGAAGCTTTGGCTTGCGGTAAACCTACCTTGGGAGGCGATCGAGACGGTGCGATCGACGCCCTTTGCCACGGCGAATTAGGAGCTTTAGTTTCTCCTGATAATGTAGGAGAAATCGCCGAAACCCTAATTTCCATTTTACAGCGTACTTTCCCTCACACCAATATGTATCAGCCTGAATTATTGCGTCAAAAAGTAATCGATACTTTCGGCTTTGAACGTTATAAAAAAACTCTGGCAGAGTTAATTGAAAACTCTCCCATAGGAGTTAGCCAATGAAAGTATTGCATATTATTCCTTCCGTATCGCCGCGTCGGGGAGGGCCGACCCAAGTCGTTTTAAATTTAATTAAATGTTTACGAGAGCAAGGAATTGACGCCGAAATTGCTACCACCAACGACAACGGTTCAGACGGACTTTCCCCTCTAGATGTACCCTTAAATCAGCGAATTGAATACGAGAAAGTACCGATTTGGTTTTTTGAGCAATTTTCGCCACCCGCCAAAGGAGTACAAATAGCAAAAGATAAAGGATTTGTCTTTTCCGCACCACTCACTCGTTGGCTTTGGGAACATATTCGAGATTACGATATTCTAGACAACCACTATCTTTTTTCGTATCCTTGTACTTGTGCCGGTGCGATCGCCAGATGGCAAAAAGTTCCTTACACAGTCCGCGCAATGGGTCAACTTACTCCTTGGGCGTTATCTCAAAGTCGCCTTAAAAAGCAAATTTATAGCTTTTTAATCGAGCGCAAAAATCTCGCTCGCGCCGCCGCTATTCACTGCACTTCCATCGGTGAAGCCGAAGATGTCCGCAATTTTGGCATTCAAACTCCCACCGCCGTCCTACCTCTTGGTGTGTCACCGCCAATTTTTCGACCCGCTGCTAAGCAGAAAATACGCGAAATTTACGGCATTGCTCCGCAAACTCCGATCGTGTTATTTCTGTCTCGGCTTCATTATAAAAAACGCCCGGATTTGCTGCTGCGATCGCTCAGTCAATTAGCGGAGCGAAACTGCAACTTTCATTTGATCTTAGCGGGTTCGGGAGAACCAGATTACCTCAGCTATCTGAACAACTTGATATCGTCGCTAAATTTAGCAAGTCGCACCTCCTTACCAGGTTTTGCGATTGGTGAAGATAAAGATTTGTTACTGCAAGGTGCCGATATCTTTGTTTTGCCATCCTTTTCCGAAAACTTTGGTATTGCTGTTGGAGAAGCAATAGCATCTGGTTTGCCAGTAATTGTCACCCCCGATATCCAAATTTCGCAGGAAATTACTGCCTTTGAGACTGGGTTAGTAGTAGAGGGAGAAGTCGAACCTTTGGCAAATGCGATCGCCCAATTGCTAGAATCTCCCGAAAAGCGGCAAAAATTAGGGGAGAATGGGAAGCGGTTGGCAAGCGATCGCTATTCCTGGCAGAAGATTGGCCACCATCTCGCCGCCGTCTATACTTCCATTCTTCAGCAACAACCCATTCCCCCATATCCAGACAACTCAAAACTGAGATGAGCGACTGTTTTAGAAACAGAAAAATGAATTAGTTTTTTGAGGAAAATTAAATGATTAACTACAACTCGATCGAATCTCAAATCGATAACTTAGCCAAAAGTTTTGCCGAATCAAAACCCGTCAGACATCTAATTATCGATAACTTCTTGCCCGAAGAAATTGCCACCCAAGCTTTTAACGTCTTCCCCACAATTGCAGAAATGGATGTCTTAAAAGACTTCCGTCAAGATAAAGCTCAAGACCCCGCCATTAACAAATTCAATCCGATTTTCAGCGAAATTGTATTTCAACACCTGCACTCGCAACGACTTATCGATCTTCTTTCTAGAATTTCTGGCATACCCAACTTACTTTCAGATAGCCAATTGTACGCCGCCGGACTCGCCCAAGGAGCAAACGGCAGTTTCTTAAACGTTCACTTGGATAACAGTTCTCACCCAGTTAATCCTTGGTATCGTCGGTTAAACTTACTGCTTTATTTGAACAAAAATTGGACAGAAGAAAAGGGAGGACACTTGGAATTGTGGTCGCCAGATATGTCCGAATCAGTAGCGATTTTACCGAGCTTCAATCGCATGGTTATTTTCGCAACCGACAAACAATCGTGGCATGGATATCGCCGCGTCAATACACCAGATGGCGATAGCCGCAAATCGATAAATCTGTACTTTTTCACAGAGGAATCTCCAGACGGAACAGACTACTATCATGTCACATCTTTCAGAGCGAGAAAGAGTGAAATGCTCAACAAAATGCTTTATCCTGTAGACAATCTAGTTCGCTCTTTCGCTCGTGCTTTGAGACCGCAGAAAGATGCCCATGCTGTTCTTTACGATCGCAAAGGCAAAAAGGACTAATTCCTCAGCACGATCCAGCACCTA
Coding sequences within it:
- a CDS encoding class I SAM-dependent methyltransferase yields the protein MNFDEKLVEILKGKFDYEQSPICATPSGNYFWYRKRQEVIKLFKRNLHLFDLNQTEKSAPYLFVDVGCGESIDLFLIRQFLEKHSSGWRLIGLEAEPTALEVANLKKKYYNVDNVDIIACDVTKNLPFKDGEVNVVYCSEVIEHLIDPELFIKEIKRITKPNGYLIITTPNEPNVFQGAYWSRNRLDRMRAEMQAMKEQSQKVNIETENVFLHGHVSLKTISEWDNTLEKIGFKIVDRGRGAVTYGATPFYDNAWILGGRFLLEAFLDLLPRQWVCNLSDQLIGLYRLEK
- a CDS encoding glycosyltransferase, encoding MKVLHIIPSVSPRRGGPTQVVLNLIKCLREQGIDAEIATTNDNGSDGLSPLDVPLNQRIEYEKVPIWFFEQFSPPAKGVQIAKDKGFVFSAPLTRWLWEHIRDYDILDNHYLFSYPCTCAGAIARWQKVPYTVRAMGQLTPWALSQSRLKKQIYSFLIERKNLARAAAIHCTSIGEAEDVRNFGIQTPTAVLPLGVSPPIFRPAAKQKIREIYGIAPQTPIVLFLSRLHYKKRPDLLLRSLSQLAERNCNFHLILAGSGEPDYLSYLNNLISSLNLASRTSLPGFAIGEDKDLLLQGADIFVLPSFSENFGIAVGEAIASGLPVIVTPDIQISQEITAFETGLVVEGEVEPLANAIAQLLESPEKRQKLGENGKRLASDRYSWQKIGHHLAAVYTSILQQQPIPPYPDNSKLR
- a CDS encoding glycosyltransferase family 4 protein; its protein translation is MPKLRISLIHPIGNPNSREAALALWEADLLDEIITTIAYNPKGWVSRYLNLLPKTIKNRVADELGRRTWMAPKGVWMRPHPWQEAMRIALVRTKLNDRLGFSLQETVDWIYASIDRHVAENHLDNLDAVYAYEDGAATTFQVAKQRGILCLYDLPILFYRKSRDIQTEEAQRFPEFTSALQAAREPAWKIERKEQEIQLADRIFVASSFVQNSLVEAGVNPEKINVIPFGAPIDYFYPKPKTDKLFRALFVGRIGPRKGVHYLLQAWQELKLPESELLLVGINEFPDNYLAQYRNQIRYIPSVPHASLNDYYSSADVLVLPTLVEGLPLVVLEAMACGIPVITTPNAGVSDIIADGIEGFIVPVRDVESLKEKLEWCYSHTLELAEMGRRARHQAEQLTWTRYRQQLASRVKEVLSPGDSGGS
- a CDS encoding 2OG-Fe(II) oxygenase yields the protein MINYNSIESQIDNLAKSFAESKPVRHLIIDNFLPEEIATQAFNVFPTIAEMDVLKDFRQDKAQDPAINKFNPIFSEIVFQHLHSQRLIDLLSRISGIPNLLSDSQLYAAGLAQGANGSFLNVHLDNSSHPVNPWYRRLNLLLYLNKNWTEEKGGHLELWSPDMSESVAILPSFNRMVIFATDKQSWHGYRRVNTPDGDSRKSINLYFFTEESPDGTDYYHVTSFRARKSEMLNKMLYPVDNLVRSFARALRPQKDAHAVLYDRKGKKD
- a CDS encoding glycosyltransferase family 4 protein, with the translated sequence MSNITRQGKIYLCFPNIFEFKGGIQVYSAFFLEALQSLYPDRNYEVFLKHDTRSLPEVPFLEGTNFHFTGKWPLPLRTFAFASQILGYGLYQRPDLIILTHLNFAPVAYWLKRLANIPYWTIAHGVEAWNIDRPTLQKGLQNADRIISVSGYTRDRLLTEQNLDPLKISLLPNTFDASRFQIAPKPPYLMERYGLTPEDSVILTVARLDNSEQYKGYDRIIQALPEIRRYLPKVRYILVGKGNDRPRIEQWIAKLNLQDCVTLAGFIPDSELGDHYNLCDVFAMPSKGEGFGIVYLEALACGKPTLGGDRDGAIDALCHGELGALVSPDNVGEIAETLISILQRTFPHTNMYQPELLRQKVIDTFGFERYKKTLAELIENSPIGVSQ